The following coding sequences are from one Capsicum annuum cultivar UCD-10X-F1 chromosome 3, UCD10Xv1.1, whole genome shotgun sequence window:
- the LOC107861722 gene encoding glyoxylate/succinic semialdehyde reductase 2, chloroplastic: MAMCSTFCPRLSTHLNSKSFSLFPLKTRFFVSIKAFSAPKADDLPSSIGFLGLGIMGTPMAQNLLKAGCDVTVWNRTKSKCEPLISLGAKYKSSPEEVAASCDVTFAMLADPESAADVACGQNGAAKGMGPGKGYVDVSTVDVETSKLICEHIRATGAHFLEAPVSGSKKPAEDGQLIFLTAGDSVLYEKAAPLLDIMGKSRFYLGEVGNGAAMKLVVNMVMGSMMASFSEGIVLSEKVGLDPSVLVEVISQGAISAPMYAVKGPSMVKSSYPTAFPLKHQQKDLRLALGLAESVSQPIPIAAATNELYKVAKSHGLSDQDFSAVIEALKVKLQQ; the protein is encoded by the exons ATGGCAATGTGCTCCACATTTTGTCCTCGCCTATCCACTCATCTTAATTCCAAATCCTTTTCCCTTTTCCCACTCAAAACTCGCTTCTTTGTTTCCATCAAGGCCTTCTCTGCTCCCAAAG CTGATGATCTTCCATCAAGCATTGGCTTTCTAGGTCTTGGAATTATGGGCACGCCGATGGCACAAAATCTCTTAAAAGCAGG ATGTGACGTGACAGTGTGGAATAGGACCAAGAGCAAATGTGAACCCCTTATTTCCTTGGGTGCAAA ATACAAGTCCTCCCCTGAGGAGGTTGCAGCATCTTGTGATGTCACATTTGCCATGCTTGCAGACCCTGAGAGTGCA GCTGATGTTGCTTGTGGACAAAATGGAGCTGCAAAAGGAATGGGTCCAGGAAAAGG TTATGTAGATGTCTCAACAGTTGATGTTGAAACGTCTAAACTGATCTGTGAACATATTAGAGCTACTGGAGCTCATTTTTTGGAG GCTCCAGTATCAGGATCCAAGAAGCCAGCAGAAGATGGACAGCTAATATTTCTCACTGCAG GTGACAGCGTATTGTATGAAAAAGCTGCTCCACTACTGGATATCATGGGGAAG TCAAGATTTTACCTTGGTGAAGTTGGTAATGGGGCTGCAATGAAACTTGTTGTCAATATGGTTATGGGAAG TATGATGGCCTCATTTTCCGAAGGAATAGTTCTTAGCGAGAAGGTTGGACTTGATCCAAGTGTATTAGTGGAG GTGATCTCTCAGGGTGCTATTAGTGCTCCAATGTACGCCGTTAAAGGTCCTTCAATGGTTAAATCTTCGTATCCAACAGCATTCCCTCTGAAGCATCAGCAAAAG GATCTTCGTCTAGCTCTGGGGTTAGCAGAATCTGTTTCACAACCCATTCCAATTGCTGCAGCAACTAATGAACTCTACAAGGTCGCGAAATCTCACGGACTGAGTGACCAAGACTTCTCTGCAGTAATTGAAGCACTGAAAGTGAAATTGCAACAGTAA
- the LOC107861725 gene encoding 5'-nucleotidase SurE gives MTTSAVKNNFLPPGLVSNLQEVLLNRKGGGAQNDKDQQPNPKDDDPTSSGSVPDAVDDAENMKPVVLVTNADGIESPGLTCLVHALVGQGLCNVNVCAPQSDKSVAGHSFTLKETIAVTPTEIHGATAYEVSGTPVDCVSLALSGALFSWSKPVLVISGINRGSSCGHQMFYSGVVAGAREALFNGVPSISISLDWRDDASQESDFKDAVGICLPLINAAIRDIEKGAFPKSCLLHIGVPKSPLTNKGFKLTKQSLWNSKLCWQAKSTTRNLAAGRFLPNQQSLGMQLAQLGRDASAAGAARKLATQRKNIEVVESVGIAGKSDPDRKVKYFRLELLDKKQEEEDEDLDFRALENGFVAVTPVSLVMHVETDVHAAASEWISSALEAEQ, from the exons ATGACAACTTCTGCTGTGAAGAACAATTTCTTGCCACCAGGATTGGTATCAAATCTTCAAGAAGTTCTTCTTAATAGAAAGGGTGGTGGTGCTCAGAACGATAAAGATCAACAACCCAACCCTAAAGATGATGACCCGACTTCTTCCGGGTCGGTTCCTGATGCTGTTGACGATGCTGAGAATATGAAGCCAGTTGTGTTGGTTACTAATGCTGATGGGATTGAATCTCCTGGTCTTACTTGTCTTGTCCATGCTCTTGTCGGTCAGGGGCTTTGTAATGTTAATGTTTGCGCTCCCCAATC AGATAAATCGGTGGCAGGCCACTCTTTTACTCTTAAAGAAACCATTGCAGTTACTCCGACTGAAATTCACGGTGCTACTGCTTATGAAGTATCTG GGACTCCCGTAGATTGTGTGTCGTTAGCCTTGTCTGGGGCACTCTTTTCCTGGTCGAAGCCGGTCCTG GTAATAAGTGGAATCAACCGGGGTTCAAGTTGTGGCCATCAAAT GTTTTACTCAGGTGTTGTAGCTGGTGCTCGGGAGGCATTGTTTAACGGTGTTCCGTCCATATCGATATCACTTGACTG GAGGGATGATGCAAGTCAAGAAAGTGATTTCAAGGACGCCGTGGGTATTTGTTTACCATTGATAAATGCTGCCATCAGAGATATAGAAAAGGGAGCATTTCCTAAAAGTTGCTTGTTGCATATTGGAGTTCCGAAATCTCCTCTGACAAACAAG GGATTCAAATTGACCAAGCAAAGTCTCTGGAACTCTAAGCTTTGCTGGCAAGCTAAATCAACCACCAGAAATCTTGCTGCTGGACGTTTTCTTCCAAATCAGCAAAGCCTTGGAATGCAACTTGCACAGCTAGGTCGAGATGCTTCTGCGGCA GGTGCTGCTCGCAAGTTAGCTACACAGAGAAAGAATATAGAGGTTGTTGAATCTGTTGGTATAGCAGGGAAATCTGATCCAGACAGGAAAGTCAAGTACTTCAGATTGGAG TTGCTTGACAAGAAGCAGGAAGAGGAAGACGAGGATTTAGATTTTAGAGCTCTCGAAAATGGATTT GTGGCGGTCACTCCAGTGTCTCTTGTGATGCATGTGGAAACAGATGTTCATGCAGCTGCATCGGAGTGGATTTCTTCTGCACTAGAAGCGGAACAATGA
- the LOC107865795 gene encoding transcription factor MYB21 isoform X1 yields MGHHTCCSKQKVKRGLWSPEEDEKLIKYITTYGHGCWSSVPKLAGLQRCGKSCRLRWINYLRPDLKRGSFSPQEAALIIELHSILGNRWAQIAKHLPGRTDNEVKNFWNSSIKKKLQLSHGTFSDLSIIFPNNNNLIANPNPNPSFDNSYSFNNPNVPITNSFMSSTNNSSPLIQQLDQMINIPNGDLNLINQVVPYSLPMSFDSMSNDPTWFNFNYPHHLQHDLEYNPSVIKQDNSNSMFTSNISLNCTNGENFMDSTNADIKIHQDLMMAPLLLPKLSETIKGNEGGILESTPVASQYIHSMAISSLPCTIPTGYTMNPHNNNNVHRVVHEMKQIESVHMSSSPSSSKSSASGSSSLSALSCSQFMMNPSSNLPTTWDS; encoded by the exons atggggcATCATACATGTTGtagcaaacaaaaagtaaagagaGGGTTATGGTCTCCTGAAGAAGATGAAAAACTCATCAAGTACATTACTACTTATGGTCATGGTTGTTGGAGCTCTGTCCCTAAGCTTGCAG GACTTCAGAGATGTGGAAAAAGCTGCAGATTGAGGTGGATAAATTATCTGAGACCAGATTTGAAACGTGGGAGTTTCTCACCTCAAGAAGCAGCACTTATCATTGAGCTCCATAGCATTCTTGGCAACAG GTGGGCACAAATAGCAAAGCATTTACCTGGAAGAACAGACAACGAAGTGAAGAATTTTTGGAATTCGAGCATCAAGAAGAAGCTCCAGCTTTCACATGGAACATTCTCTGATCTCTCCATCATCTttcctaataataataatctcattGCTAATCCAAACCCTAATCCCTCTTTTGATAATTCCTACTCATTCAATAACCCCAATGTTCCTATTACTAATAGTTTCATGTCAAGTACAAATAACTCATCTCCCCTAATTCAACAACTTGACCAAATGATTAATATTCCTAATGGggatttaaatttaatcaatCAAGTTGTGCCCTATTCCCTTCCTATGTCATTTGACTCAATGTCAAATGATCCAACATGGTTTAATTTCAATTATCCTCATCATCTTCAACATGATCTTGAATATAACCCTAGTGTTATTAAACAAGACAATTCCAATTCCATGTTCACCTCCAACATTTCTTTGAATTGTACTAATGGGGAGAACTTCATGGATTCAACAAACGCGgatatcaaaattcatcaagatttaATGATG GCGCCTTTGCTGTTGCCCAAGCTTTCTGAAACGATAAAGGGGAATGAAGGTGGCATTCTAGAATCAACTCCTGTTGCGTCACAATACATTCACTCAATGGCGATCAGCAGTCTCCCATGTACCATCCCGACTGGTTATACTATGAATCcacataacaataataatgtgCACCGAGTCGTCCATGAAATGAAGCAGATAGAATCCGTACACATGTCATCATCACCATCTTCATCTAAATCTTCAGCATCAGGTTCATCATCATTGTCAGCACTTTCATGCAGTCAATTTATGATGAACCCTAGTAGCAACCTCCCTACAACTTGGGATTCATAG
- the LOC107865795 gene encoding transcription factor MYB26 isoform X2, producing the protein MGHHTCCSKQKVKRGLWSPEEDEKLIKYITTYGHGCWSSVPKLAGLQRCGKSCRLRWINYLRPDLKRGSFSPQEAALIIELHSILGNRWAQIAKHLPGRTDNEVKNFWNSSIKKKLQLSHGTFSDLSIIFPNNNNLIANPNPNPSFDNSYSFNNPNVPITNSFMSSTNNSSPLIQQLDQMINIPNGDLNLINQVVPYSLPMSFDSMSNDPTWFNFNYPHHLQHDLEYNPSVIKQDNSNSMFTSNISLNCTNGENFMDSTNADIKIHQDLMMSGLLL; encoded by the exons atggggcATCATACATGTTGtagcaaacaaaaagtaaagagaGGGTTATGGTCTCCTGAAGAAGATGAAAAACTCATCAAGTACATTACTACTTATGGTCATGGTTGTTGGAGCTCTGTCCCTAAGCTTGCAG GACTTCAGAGATGTGGAAAAAGCTGCAGATTGAGGTGGATAAATTATCTGAGACCAGATTTGAAACGTGGGAGTTTCTCACCTCAAGAAGCAGCACTTATCATTGAGCTCCATAGCATTCTTGGCAACAG GTGGGCACAAATAGCAAAGCATTTACCTGGAAGAACAGACAACGAAGTGAAGAATTTTTGGAATTCGAGCATCAAGAAGAAGCTCCAGCTTTCACATGGAACATTCTCTGATCTCTCCATCATCTttcctaataataataatctcattGCTAATCCAAACCCTAATCCCTCTTTTGATAATTCCTACTCATTCAATAACCCCAATGTTCCTATTACTAATAGTTTCATGTCAAGTACAAATAACTCATCTCCCCTAATTCAACAACTTGACCAAATGATTAATATTCCTAATGGggatttaaatttaatcaatCAAGTTGTGCCCTATTCCCTTCCTATGTCATTTGACTCAATGTCAAATGATCCAACATGGTTTAATTTCAATTATCCTCATCATCTTCAACATGATCTTGAATATAACCCTAGTGTTATTAAACAAGACAATTCCAATTCCATGTTCACCTCCAACATTTCTTTGAATTGTACTAATGGGGAGAACTTCATGGATTCAACAAACGCGgatatcaaaattcatcaagatttaATGATG TCAGGTCTCTTGCTCTGA